Within Candidatus Zixiibacteriota bacterium, the genomic segment AAGGTAGTTGATCTTGTAAACCACATCCGCCACAGTATGCTTGTTATCGCAGTTCACATCTCCAACCTCAGGCGGAAGAGGAGCGGGACCACCCTTGAAAAGATAATTTATCTCATACACCACATCAGAAACAGTTGTCTTGCCGTCAGCATTATCATCCCCATGCACAAAAGCCGCAGTATTAACATACCCCTGCC encodes:
- a CDS encoding dockerin type I domain-containing protein, encoding QGYVNTAAFVHGDDNADGKTTVSDVVYEINYLFKGGPAPLPPEVGDVNCDNKHTVADVVYKINYLFKGGPPPCNL